A DNA window from Brassica napus cultivar Da-Ae chromosome A4, Da-Ae, whole genome shotgun sequence contains the following coding sequences:
- the LOC106445377 gene encoding protein LONG AFTER FAR-RED 3 yields MNRFVVVSAAVFLLISLAYLPLLNQLYWSTLTSLIPPVRVVADLLVTNGTIFTSDKSLPFADSMAIRNGRILKVGSFTTLKDFVGDGTVGVNLEGKVVVPGLIDSHVHLISGGLQMAQVGLRGVSQKEEFCKMVKDAVQNAKEGLWILGGGWNNDFWGGELPSASWIDEISPHNPVWLIRMDGHMALANSLTLKIAGVTSFTEDPVGGTIMRLPSGEPTGLLIDAAMELVTSFVKEVSVDERREALVRASKYALTRGVTTVVDVGRYYPGTTDELSWKDFEDVYLWADSTNKMMIRTCLFFPITTWSRLSDLKLQKGHVLSEWLYLGGVKAFIDGSLGSNSALFYEEYIDTPNNHGLEVMDPEILSNLTMAADKSGLQVAIHAIGDKANDMILDMYESVAAANGERDRRFRIEHAQHLAPGSSARFGRHHIVASVQPDHLLDDADTAPKKLGFDRAEKESYLFHSLLNGNALVAFGSDWPVADINPLHSIRTAVKRIPPKWDHAWIPSECISFTDALTAHTISAARAAFLDDHLGSLSPGKLADFVILSTNSWDEFSKDGSASVLATYVGGKQVHP; encoded by the exons ATGAACCGCTTCGTCGTCGTTTCAGCTGCCGTCTTCCTCCTCATCTCCCTCGCCTATCTTCCTCTCCTCAACCAACTAT ATTGGTCAACGCTGACATCTCTCATACCACCGGTTAGGGTCGTTGCGGATTTGCTAGTCACGAATGGAACAATCTTCACCAGCGACAAATCTTTACCCTTTGCTGATTCCATGGCCATTCGCAACGGCAGGATCCTCAAAGTCGGAAGCTTTACCACTCTCAAG GATTTTGTAGGAGATGGGACTGTGGGGGTGAATCTGGAAGGGAAGGTTGTAGTGCCTGGACTTATTGATTCACATGTTCATTTGATTTCTGGGGGACTGCAG ATGGCTCAAGTTGGACTCAGAGGAGTGAGTCAAAAGGAAGAGTTTTGCAAAATGGTTAAAGACGCCGTGCAGA ATGCAAAAGAAGGCTTATGGATTCTTGGTGGTGGATGGAACAATGATTTCTGGGGAGGAGAGTTGCCCTCTGCTTCTTGGATTGATGAAATCTCTCCTCATAATCCT GTTTGGTTGATTAGGATGGATGGTCATATGGCTTTGGCGAATTCCCTCACCCTTAAGATTGCTGGTGTTACCAGTTTCACGGAAGATCCAGTTGGCGGAACCATAATGAGATTGCCTAGTGGCG AGCCTACAGGTCTTTTGATAGATGCTGCTATGGAGCTTGTCACTTCCTTCGTTAAAGAAGTGTCAGTGGATGAACGTAGGGAAGCACTTGTTAGAGCTAGCAAGTATGCTTTGACTAGAGGCGTGACAACTGTTGTTGATGTCGGAAGATATTATCCTGGCACTACAGATGAGCTCTCCTGGAAAGACTTTGAAG ATGTCTATCTATGGGCTGACTCAACGAATAAGATGATGATACGGACTTGCTTGTTTTTCCCCATCACCACATGGTCACGTTTATCG GATCTTAAGCTTCAGAAGGGACATGTACTAAGTGAATGGTTGTACCTCGGTGGCGTCAAAGCATTTATTGATGGCTCTCTAGGTTCCAACAGTGCTCTTTTCTACGAG GAATATATTGACACACCTAACAATCATGGGTTAGAAGTGATGGATCCTGAGATACTTTCAAACCTCACAATGGCAGCAGACAAATCAGGGCTTCAG GTTGCTATCCATGCTATAGGAGACAAAGCAAATGACATGATTCTTGACATGTACGAATCTGTTGCTGCAGCCAATGGAGAACGGGATAGAAGATTCAGG ATTGAGCATGCGCAACATTTGGCACCAGGATCTTCCGCCCGGTTTGGTCGACATCACATTGTAGCCTCAGTGCAG CCAGATCATTTGCTTGATGATGCTGATACTGCTCCTAAGAAGCTCGGTTTTGACAGAGCTGAAAAGGAGTCTTATCTATTTCATTCTCTCTTAAATGGAAATGCACTTGTGGCTTTTGGTTCAGACTGGCCT GTGGCTGACATTAACCCGTTGCACAGTATCAGAACCGCGGTTAAACGAATACCTCCCAAGTGGGATCACGCTTGGATTCCATCTGAATGCATCTCTTTCACCGATGCCTTGACTGC GCACACGATATCAGCGGCACGAGCAGCCTTTCTTGATGATCACTTGGGGTCTTTATCTCCAGGGAAGCTTGcggattttgtaatattgtcAACGAATTCGTGGGACGAGTTCTCAAAAGACGGCTCTGCTTCGGTGTTAGCAACGTACGTAGGAGGAAAGCAAGTGCACCCTTGA
- the LOC106445378 gene encoding jasmonate-induced oxygenase 3 isoform X1, with product MNIFQDWPEPIVRVQSLSESNLQAIPNRYVKPLSQRPNLLSENYHTKNNPHTAAIPIIDLGGIYTNDITLQAKTFDEISKACRELGFFQVVNHGMSPQLMERAKEIWREFFHLPMELKNMHANSPKTYEGYGSRLGVEKGAILDWSDYYYLHYQPLSLKDYTKWPSLPLHCRETLEDYCKEMVKLCENLMMILSRNLGLQEDRLQNAFGGKDEAGGCLRVNYYPKCPQPELTLGLSPHSDPGGLTILLPDEHVAGLQVRGSDDAWITVEPAPHALIVNIGDQIQVILQMLSNSVFKSIEHRVIVSPAEERLSLAFFYNPKGNVPIEPLKELVTVDSPALYTSTTYDQYRQFIRTQGPRNKSHIDELRSPR from the exons ATGAACATATTCCAAGACTGGCCTGAGCCTATTGTCCGTGTTCAATCCTTATCCGAAAGCAACCTCCAAGCCATACCAAACCGCTACGTCAAGCCTCTGTCTCAACGTCCAAACTTACTCTCTGAAAACTACCATACCAAAAACAACCCTCACACCGCCGCCATACCAATCATTGACTTAGGCGGCATATACACAAACGACATAACTCTACAGGCCAAAACGTTTGACGAGATCTCGAAAGCTTGTAGAGAATTGGGATTCTTTCAAGTGGTGAACCATGGGATGAGTCCTCAGCTCATGGAACGAGCTAAAGAAATATGGAGAGAGTTCTTTCATCTTCCCATGGAGCTTAAGAACATGCATGCTAATTCGCCAAAAACTTACGAGGGATATGGAAGCCGACTTGGCGTAGAGAAGGGTGCTATTCTAGATTGGAGCGACTACTATTATCTTCATTATCAGCCTTTGTCTTTGAAGGATTACACCAAGTGGCCATCTTTGCCTCTTCATTGCCG AGAAACTTTGGAGGATTACTGCAAGGAAATGGTGAAATTGTGCGAGAACTTGATGATGATATTATCGAGAAACTTAGGATTACAAGAAGATAGACTTCAAAATGCGtttggtggtaaagatgaagcAGGAGGATGCTTGAGGGTTAATTACTACCCAAAATGCCCTCAGCCGGAGTTGACTCTAGGCCTCTCACCGCACTCTGATCCCGGAGGATTGACCATTCTATTGCCGGACGAACATGTCGCTGGCCTTCAGGTCCGTGGATCCGACGATGCTTGGATCACAGTTGAACCAGCTCCCCATGCTCTCATCGTTAACATTGGTGACCAAATTCAA GTTATTTTGCAG ATGCTAAGCAATTCAGTATTCAAAAGCATAGAGCACAGAGTGATTGTAAGCCCTGCAGAAGAGAGGTTGTCATTGGCATTTTTCTACAACCCAAAGGGTAATGTTCCGATCGAGCCACTGAAGGAACTAGTGACCGTAGATTCACCAGCTCTCTACACCTCCACGACCTACGATCAATACCGTCAATTCATTCGTACGCAGGGTCCACGCAACAAATCTCATATCGACGAACTTAGATCCCCTCGATAG
- the LOC106447942 gene encoding uncharacterized protein LOC106447942, with product MEPEFSLEIMTKEHIVANIGVFWNMDDSPIPDGLDPTSVKEFIEGAFESMGYLGRLIKVRAYCEDRSKLISYCDAAGILLQNRVSKVGYAEVDYMLVDILTWGQYNEAPSNLMVISKNISEGTELFGVLEDLKLLNYNILVSSLGKDATVDLVCLSTYLFGGGKPVDQSISSHGVSKKLANVAKTGVFWNLDDCEIPDDIDIYQKVKSALANQGCHGQMSIWAYCEEDKEPLPGITLVSVGDETARFKKMLRDILFWALQNPVPYPRTTVPSLMVISNISRNIEFAHVLQRLSSRDYNVLLTVPDEKEYICSVWLYPSLIESRTKFPICTRSDKSLHDIKTGIFWNITGCTFPNDDIHLDELNQNFKLAIENQGHHGEVSIKAYWHGSSGLYDWLHGTITLQNRGSFKKKKKKI from the exons atGGAACCCGAATTTTCCTTGGAAATTATGACCAAAGAACACATCG TGGCTAATATTGGAGTCTTCTGGAACATGGATGACAGTCCCATCCCTGACGGTCTCGATCCTACTTCTGTTAAGGAGTTCATCGAAGGGGCTTTTGAAAGTATGGGCTATCTTGGTAGACTTATTAAAGTTAGGGCTTATTGTGAGGATAGGTCAAAACTTATTTCTTACTGTGATGCTGCCGGAATCCTTTTACAAAACCGAG tgtccAAAGTTGGATATGCTGAAGTTGACTATATGTTGGTGGACATTCTTACGTGGGGACAGTACAACGAGGCACCCTCAAACTTGATGGTAATCTCGAAAAACATCTCAGAAGGAACGGAGCTATTTGGTGTACTTGAAGATTTGAAATTGTTGAATTACAATattcttgtttcatctcttgGGAAAGACGCAACAGTAGACTTAGTTTGTTTGTCCACATACCTATTTGGTGGAGGAAAGCCTGTCGACCAAAGCATAAGCTCACATGGTGTCTCCAAAAAGCTGGCAAATG TGGCTAAAACAGGCGTCTTCTGGAACTTGGACGACTGTGAAATCCCTGATGATATTGATATCTATCAGAAAGTCAAATCAGCTCTTGCAAATCAAGGTTGCCATGGTCAAATGTCAATCTGGGCTTATTGTGAGGAGGACAAGGAGCCCCTCCCTGGTATCACCCTTGTATCCGTAG GCGATGAAACTGCGAGATTCAAGAAAATGCTTAGGGACATTCTTTTCTGGGCGTTGCAAAATCCTGTCCCCTATCCGAGAACAACAGTACCCAGCTTAATGGTaatctcaaacatctcaaggaaCATTGAATTTGCCCATGTTCTTCAACGATTGTCTTCGAGAGATTACAATGTGCTCCTTACGGTTCCTGATGAGAAAGAATATATATGCTCCGTATGGCTCTATCCAAGCCTAATAGAAAGCCGAACAAAATTTCCCATTTGTACAAGATCGGACAAGAGCTTGCATG ATATCAAAACAGGCATCTTTTGGAACATTACGGGCTGCACATTCCCAAATGATGATATTCATCTCGATGAACTAAATCAGAATTTCAAATTAGCTATTGAAAATCAGGGCCATCATGGTGAAGTGTCAATCAAAGCTTATTGGCACGGGAGTAGTGGATTATACGATTGGCTCCACGGAACCATCACCTTACAAAACAGaggtagttttaaaaaaaaaaaaaaaaaaatctaa
- the LOC106445372 gene encoding sedoheptulose-1,7-bisphosphatase, chloroplastic-like isoform X2, translating into METSVTCYSRGIILPSVSSQRSSTLVSPPYSFSASSSFKRLKSSSIFGESLRVAPRSQLKATKAKNNGGSTVTKCEIGQSLEEFLREATPDKGLRTLLMCMGEALRTIAFKVRTASCGGTACVNSFGDEQLAVDMLADKLLFEALQYSHVCKYACSEEVPELQDMGGPVEGGFSVAFDPLDGSSIVDTNFTVGTIFGVWPGDKLTGVTGGDQVAAAMGIYGPRTTYVLAVKGFPGTHEFLLLDEGKWQHVKETTEINEGKMFSPGNLRATFDNSEYSKLIDYYVKEKYTLRYTGGMVPDVNQIIVKEKGIFTNVTSPTAKAKLRLLFEVAPLGLLIENAGGFSSDGYKSVLDKTIVNLDDRTQVAYGSKNEIIRFEETLYGTSRLKNVPIGANA; encoded by the exons ATGGAGACCAGCGTCACATGCTACTCACGTGGGATCATCCTCCCAAGCGTTTCTTCTCAACGATCATCTACATTGGTTTCTCCTCCTTATTCCTTCTCCGCATCATCCAGCTTCAAG CGTCTGAAGTCTAGCTCAATCTTCGGAGAGTCACTAAGAGTAGCACCAAGATCGCAATTGAAAGCCACCAAGGCTAAGAACAATGGTGGTTCGACTGTGACCAAATGTGAGATTGGTCAAAGCTTG GAAGAGTTTTTGAGAGAAGCAACACCTGACAAGGGATTGAGAACTTTGCTGATGTGTATGGGAGAAGCGTTGAGGACAATAGCTTTCAAAGTTAGGACAGCTTCTTGTGGTGGGACTGCTTGTGTTAATTCCTTTGGCGATGAACAACTCGCTGTCGATATGCTCGCCGATAAGCTTCTCTTTGAG gCTTTGCAATACTCGCATGTGTGTAAATACGCTTGCTCTGAAGAAGTACCTGAGCTTCAAGACATGGGAGGTCCAGTGGAAGGTGGGTTTAGTGTGGCATTTGATCCATTGGATGGATCCAGCATTGTGGATACAAACTTCACTGTGGGAACCATATTTGGGGTTTGGCCTGGTGATAAGTTAACCGGAGTCACGGGAGGAGATCAAGTGGCTGCAGCCATGGGAATCTATGGTCCAAGAACCACTTATGTTTTGGCTGTTAAAGGGTTTCCAGGAACTCATGAGTTCTTGCTTCTTGATGAAG GTAAATGGCAGCATGTTAAGGAGACCACAGAGATTAATGAAGGGAAAATGTTCTCACCAGGAAACTTGAGAGCCACGTTTGACAATTCTGAATACAGCAAG CTGATTGATTACTACGTGAAAGAGAAGTACACATTGAGATATACAGGAGGAATGGTTCCTGACGTTAACCAG ATTATTGTGAAGGAGAAAGGAATCTTCACAAACGTGACTTCTCCTACGGCTAAGGCAAAGTTGAGACTCTTGTTCGAAGTGGCTCCTTTAGGCCTACTCATTGAGAATGCTGGTGGATTCAGCAGTGATGGATACAAGTCTGTGCTTGACAAGACCATCGTCAACCTCGACGATAGAACTCAAGTTGCTTATGGCTCAAAGAACGAGATCATCCGCTTTGAAGAAACCCTTTACGGAACATCAAGACTCAAGAATGTTCCCATTGGAGCTAATGCTTAg
- the LOC106445376 gene encoding 60S ribosomal protein L35a-1-like, with translation MKGRQGERVRLYVRGTVLGYKRSKSNQYPNTSLIQIEGVNTTEEVTWYKGKRMAYIYKAKTKKNGSHYRCIWGKVARPHGNSGVVRAKFTSNLPPKSMGARVRVFMYPSNI, from the exons ATGAAAGGACGCCAAGGAGAAAGAGTTAG ATTGTATGTTCGAGGAACAGTCCTCGGTTACAAGAG GTCGAAGTCGAACCAGTACCCAAACACATCTCTAATCCAGATCGAAGGAGTGAACACAACAGAGGAGGTTACTTGGTACAAGGGAAAGCGCATGGCTTATATCTACAAGGCGAAGACAAAGAAGAACGGTTCTCACTACCGTTGCATCTGGGGCAAAGTCGCTAGGCCTCATGGTAACAGCGGTGTTGTCCGTGCCAAGTTCACTTCAAACCTACCACCAAAGTCAATG GGAGCTAGAGTCAGAGTGTTCATGTACCCAAGCAACATATAA
- the LOC106445378 gene encoding jasmonate-induced oxygenase 3 isoform X2 → MNIFQDWPEPIVRVQSLSESNLQAIPNRYVKPLSQRPNLLSENYHTKNNPHTAAIPIIDLGGIYTNDITLQAKTFDEISKACRELGFFQVVNHGMSPQLMERAKEIWREFFHLPMELKNMHANSPKTYEGYGSRLGVEKGAILDWSDYYYLHYQPLSLKDYTKWPSLPLHCRETLEDYCKEMVKLCENLMMILSRNLGLQEDRLQNAFGGKDEAGGCLRVNYYPKCPQPELTLGLSPHSDPGGLTILLPDEHVAGLQVRGSDDAWITVEPAPHALIVNIGDQIQMLSNSVFKSIEHRVIVSPAEERLSLAFFYNPKGNVPIEPLKELVTVDSPALYTSTTYDQYRQFIRTQGPRNKSHIDELRSPR, encoded by the exons ATGAACATATTCCAAGACTGGCCTGAGCCTATTGTCCGTGTTCAATCCTTATCCGAAAGCAACCTCCAAGCCATACCAAACCGCTACGTCAAGCCTCTGTCTCAACGTCCAAACTTACTCTCTGAAAACTACCATACCAAAAACAACCCTCACACCGCCGCCATACCAATCATTGACTTAGGCGGCATATACACAAACGACATAACTCTACAGGCCAAAACGTTTGACGAGATCTCGAAAGCTTGTAGAGAATTGGGATTCTTTCAAGTGGTGAACCATGGGATGAGTCCTCAGCTCATGGAACGAGCTAAAGAAATATGGAGAGAGTTCTTTCATCTTCCCATGGAGCTTAAGAACATGCATGCTAATTCGCCAAAAACTTACGAGGGATATGGAAGCCGACTTGGCGTAGAGAAGGGTGCTATTCTAGATTGGAGCGACTACTATTATCTTCATTATCAGCCTTTGTCTTTGAAGGATTACACCAAGTGGCCATCTTTGCCTCTTCATTGCCG AGAAACTTTGGAGGATTACTGCAAGGAAATGGTGAAATTGTGCGAGAACTTGATGATGATATTATCGAGAAACTTAGGATTACAAGAAGATAGACTTCAAAATGCGtttggtggtaaagatgaagcAGGAGGATGCTTGAGGGTTAATTACTACCCAAAATGCCCTCAGCCGGAGTTGACTCTAGGCCTCTCACCGCACTCTGATCCCGGAGGATTGACCATTCTATTGCCGGACGAACATGTCGCTGGCCTTCAGGTCCGTGGATCCGACGATGCTTGGATCACAGTTGAACCAGCTCCCCATGCTCTCATCGTTAACATTGGTGACCAAATTCAA ATGCTAAGCAATTCAGTATTCAAAAGCATAGAGCACAGAGTGATTGTAAGCCCTGCAGAAGAGAGGTTGTCATTGGCATTTTTCTACAACCCAAAGGGTAATGTTCCGATCGAGCCACTGAAGGAACTAGTGACCGTAGATTCACCAGCTCTCTACACCTCCACGACCTACGATCAATACCGTCAATTCATTCGTACGCAGGGTCCACGCAACAAATCTCATATCGACGAACTTAGATCCCCTCGATAG
- the LOC106445372 gene encoding sedoheptulose-1,7-bisphosphatase, chloroplastic-like isoform X1, producing METSVTCYSRGIILPSVSSQRSSTLVSPPYSFSASSSFKQRLKSSSIFGESLRVAPRSQLKATKAKNNGGSTVTKCEIGQSLEEFLREATPDKGLRTLLMCMGEALRTIAFKVRTASCGGTACVNSFGDEQLAVDMLADKLLFEALQYSHVCKYACSEEVPELQDMGGPVEGGFSVAFDPLDGSSIVDTNFTVGTIFGVWPGDKLTGVTGGDQVAAAMGIYGPRTTYVLAVKGFPGTHEFLLLDEGKWQHVKETTEINEGKMFSPGNLRATFDNSEYSKLIDYYVKEKYTLRYTGGMVPDVNQIIVKEKGIFTNVTSPTAKAKLRLLFEVAPLGLLIENAGGFSSDGYKSVLDKTIVNLDDRTQVAYGSKNEIIRFEETLYGTSRLKNVPIGANA from the exons ATGGAGACCAGCGTCACATGCTACTCACGTGGGATCATCCTCCCAAGCGTTTCTTCTCAACGATCATCTACATTGGTTTCTCCTCCTTATTCCTTCTCCGCATCATCCAGCTTCAAG CAGCGTCTGAAGTCTAGCTCAATCTTCGGAGAGTCACTAAGAGTAGCACCAAGATCGCAATTGAAAGCCACCAAGGCTAAGAACAATGGTGGTTCGACTGTGACCAAATGTGAGATTGGTCAAAGCTTG GAAGAGTTTTTGAGAGAAGCAACACCTGACAAGGGATTGAGAACTTTGCTGATGTGTATGGGAGAAGCGTTGAGGACAATAGCTTTCAAAGTTAGGACAGCTTCTTGTGGTGGGACTGCTTGTGTTAATTCCTTTGGCGATGAACAACTCGCTGTCGATATGCTCGCCGATAAGCTTCTCTTTGAG gCTTTGCAATACTCGCATGTGTGTAAATACGCTTGCTCTGAAGAAGTACCTGAGCTTCAAGACATGGGAGGTCCAGTGGAAGGTGGGTTTAGTGTGGCATTTGATCCATTGGATGGATCCAGCATTGTGGATACAAACTTCACTGTGGGAACCATATTTGGGGTTTGGCCTGGTGATAAGTTAACCGGAGTCACGGGAGGAGATCAAGTGGCTGCAGCCATGGGAATCTATGGTCCAAGAACCACTTATGTTTTGGCTGTTAAAGGGTTTCCAGGAACTCATGAGTTCTTGCTTCTTGATGAAG GTAAATGGCAGCATGTTAAGGAGACCACAGAGATTAATGAAGGGAAAATGTTCTCACCAGGAAACTTGAGAGCCACGTTTGACAATTCTGAATACAGCAAG CTGATTGATTACTACGTGAAAGAGAAGTACACATTGAGATATACAGGAGGAATGGTTCCTGACGTTAACCAG ATTATTGTGAAGGAGAAAGGAATCTTCACAAACGTGACTTCTCCTACGGCTAAGGCAAAGTTGAGACTCTTGTTCGAAGTGGCTCCTTTAGGCCTACTCATTGAGAATGCTGGTGGATTCAGCAGTGATGGATACAAGTCTGTGCTTGACAAGACCATCGTCAACCTCGACGATAGAACTCAAGTTGCTTATGGCTCAAAGAACGAGATCATCCGCTTTGAAGAAACCCTTTACGGAACATCAAGACTCAAGAATGTTCCCATTGGAGCTAATGCTTAg